A genome region from Baekduia alba includes the following:
- a CDS encoding phosphoribosylaminoimidazolesuccinocarboxamide synthase, whose protein sequence is MTAAADLDLPLVASGKVREIYDLDDRLLLVASDRISTYDVVHPNGIPDKGKVLTGISAFWFNKTGHIVPNHYISATEGVPAEVRGRAMAVQKLKMLPVECVVRGYITGSGWKDYQATGAVSGIELPPGLRESQKLPTPIFTPSTKADVGHDEAIDLAQAGEILGDPDMAARLRDVSIELYSFAAEQAAERGVILADTKFEFGINSAGELILGDEALTPDSSRYWPAEGYEPGHGQPSFDKQYVRDWASGTGWDKAPPAPEIPQDVVAGTRAKYVEAYELVCGESFDAWLARTSA, encoded by the coding sequence GTGACCGCCGCCGCCGACCTCGACCTGCCGCTCGTCGCCAGCGGCAAGGTCCGTGAGATCTACGACCTGGACGATCGCCTTCTCCTGGTCGCCTCCGATCGCATCTCCACCTACGACGTCGTCCATCCCAACGGGATCCCGGACAAGGGCAAGGTGCTGACCGGCATCTCCGCCTTCTGGTTCAACAAGACCGGGCACATCGTGCCCAACCACTACATCTCGGCCACCGAGGGCGTGCCGGCCGAGGTCCGCGGCCGCGCGATGGCCGTCCAGAAGCTCAAGATGCTGCCGGTCGAGTGCGTCGTGCGCGGCTACATCACCGGCTCGGGCTGGAAGGACTACCAGGCCACGGGCGCGGTCTCGGGCATCGAGCTGCCGCCCGGGCTGCGCGAGTCCCAGAAGCTGCCGACGCCGATCTTCACGCCGTCGACCAAGGCCGACGTCGGGCACGACGAGGCGATCGACCTCGCGCAGGCCGGCGAGATCCTGGGCGATCCGGACATGGCCGCGCGCCTGCGCGACGTCTCGATCGAGTTGTACTCCTTCGCCGCCGAGCAGGCGGCCGAGCGCGGCGTGATCCTGGCCGACACGAAGTTCGAGTTCGGGATCAACAGCGCCGGCGAGCTGATCCTCGGCGACGAGGCGCTGACGCCGGACTCCTCGCGCTACTGGCCGGCCGAGGGCTACGAGCCCGGCCACGGCCAGCCGTCGTTCGACAAGCAGTACGTGCGCGACTGGGCGTCGGGCACGGGCTGGGACAAGGCGCCGCCGGCGCCGGAGATCCCGCAGGACGTCGTCGCGGGCACGCGTGCGAAGTACGTCGAGGCCTACGAGCTGGTCTGCGGCGAGTCGTTCGACGCCTGGCTGGCGCGGACGTCGGCATGA
- the purB gene encoding adenylosuccinate lyase codes for MIPRYTRPEIGAVWTDEAKLESWRQVEVACAVETGGPTPAELEAIALATFTVEAVLEREKVTDHDVAAFVDVLSASAGEAGRWIHYGLTSSDVLDTALGVQLRKAGDILLAGARDFRDALVEQARAQVDTVCVGRTHGVHAEPTTFGIKLAGFAFEADRNLKRLERAIDQVAVGAISGAVGTYSATSPDFERRVLARLGLEAEPVSTQVVARDRHAELLQAIALAGAGLERFATEFRHLQRTEVREVEEPFRAGAQKGSSAMPHKRNPIVSERITGLARVLRGYSQVGVEDVALWHERDISHSGAERVVLPDATIALDYMQALATRLARGMVVHADRMRENIDLTYGALFSQRVLLALVAGGRQRDDAYRIAQRTAQQAWDTKTQLRSILEQEPELGLDLDEIFDLSHYTKHAHEIVGRLELLAPVAATA; via the coding sequence GTGATCCCGCGCTACACCCGCCCCGAGATCGGGGCCGTCTGGACCGACGAGGCCAAGCTCGAGAGCTGGCGGCAGGTGGAGGTCGCCTGCGCCGTCGAGACCGGCGGGCCGACGCCCGCCGAGCTGGAGGCGATCGCGCTCGCGACGTTCACCGTCGAGGCGGTCCTGGAGCGCGAGAAGGTCACCGACCACGACGTCGCCGCGTTCGTGGACGTGCTCTCGGCCTCCGCCGGCGAGGCCGGCCGCTGGATCCACTACGGCCTGACCTCGTCCGACGTCCTCGACACCGCGCTCGGCGTCCAGCTGCGCAAGGCGGGCGACATCCTCCTCGCGGGCGCGCGCGACTTCCGGGACGCCTTGGTCGAGCAGGCGCGCGCGCAGGTCGACACGGTCTGCGTCGGCCGCACCCACGGCGTGCACGCCGAGCCGACGACGTTCGGCATCAAGCTCGCCGGCTTCGCCTTCGAGGCCGACCGCAACCTCAAGCGGCTGGAGCGCGCGATCGACCAGGTCGCCGTCGGCGCGATCTCCGGCGCCGTCGGGACCTACTCCGCGACCTCGCCCGACTTCGAGCGTCGCGTCCTCGCGCGCCTGGGCCTGGAGGCCGAGCCGGTCTCCACGCAGGTCGTCGCGCGCGACCGCCACGCCGAGCTGCTGCAGGCGATCGCGCTGGCCGGCGCCGGGCTGGAGCGCTTCGCCACCGAGTTCCGCCACCTCCAGCGCACCGAGGTGCGCGAGGTCGAGGAGCCGTTCCGCGCCGGCGCGCAGAAGGGCTCGAGCGCGATGCCGCACAAGCGCAACCCGATCGTGAGCGAGCGGATCACCGGCCTTGCGCGCGTCCTGCGCGGCTACAGCCAGGTCGGTGTCGAAGACGTCGCCCTGTGGCACGAGCGCGACATCTCGCACTCGGGCGCCGAGCGCGTCGTGCTCCCCGACGCGACGATCGCGCTGGACTACATGCAGGCGCTCGCCACCCGGCTGGCGCGCGGCATGGTCGTCCACGCCGACCGCATGCGCGAGAACATCGACCTGACCTACGGCGCGCTGTTCTCCCAGCGGGTCCTGCTGGCGCTCGTCGCCGGCGGCCGCCAGCGCGACGACGCGTACCGGATCGCGCAGCGCACCGCGCAGCAGGCGTGGGACACGAAGACGCAGCTGCGCTCGATCCTGGAGCAGGAGCCGGAGCTCGGCCTGGACCTCGACGAGATCTTCGACCTGTCGCACTACACCAAGCACGCCCACGAGATCGTGGGCCGGCTGGAACTGCTGGCGCCGGTGGCGGCGACGGCCTAG
- a CDS encoding TetR/AcrR family transcriptional regulator, which yields MTVPNALPMRADARRNLERILEAAREAFAERGLDVGVEEIARRAGVGKATFFRRFPTKDALVLAVLEGFVADMEVSAQRALELEDPMESLRVFMMSHIRLQAENTAFFDAVAARWSAGLNPPVELTDRMLAALATVLAPAQAAGVLREGVEPGDLSTMVKMLGAAIRPMPGMLLCEAAWDRYLELVLAGIRSGQPALPGSAADPCAMAREISAKSAGSVTH from the coding sequence ATGACGGTCCCGAATGCCCTCCCTATGCGCGCCGACGCACGGCGCAACTTGGAGCGCATCCTGGAAGCCGCCCGCGAGGCGTTCGCCGAGCGCGGCCTCGACGTCGGCGTCGAGGAGATCGCGCGGCGCGCCGGCGTCGGCAAGGCTACGTTCTTTCGCCGCTTCCCCACCAAGGACGCGCTCGTCCTGGCGGTGCTGGAGGGCTTCGTGGCCGATATGGAGGTCTCGGCGCAGCGGGCGCTGGAGCTCGAGGACCCGATGGAGAGCCTGCGCGTCTTCATGATGAGCCACATCCGGCTGCAGGCCGAGAACACGGCCTTCTTCGACGCGGTCGCCGCGCGCTGGAGCGCGGGCCTGAACCCGCCGGTCGAGCTGACCGACCGCATGCTCGCCGCGCTCGCCACCGTGCTGGCGCCCGCGCAGGCCGCGGGCGTGCTGCGCGAGGGCGTCGAGCCGGGCGACCTGTCGACGATGGTCAAGATGCTCGGCGCGGCGATCCGGCCGATGCCGGGGATGCTGCTCTGCGAGGCGGCGTGGGACCGCTACCTGGAGCTCGTGCTCGCCGGCATCCGGTCCGGTCAGCCGGCGCTTCCGGGCAGCGCCGCGGATCCGTGCGCGATGGCGCGCGAGATCTCCGCGAAGTCGGCCGGATCCGTCACTCACTGA
- the purS gene encoding phosphoribosylformylglycinamidine synthase subunit PurS: protein MRARVLIRPKAGILDPQGVAVERALPALGFAGVANVHVGRLVELDVEDEAQLDDMCRRLLANPLIEDYEIQAVGS, encoded by the coding sequence ATGAGGGCGCGCGTGCTGATCCGGCCCAAGGCCGGGATCCTCGACCCGCAGGGCGTCGCCGTCGAGCGCGCGCTGCCGGCGCTCGGCTTCGCAGGCGTCGCGAACGTCCACGTCGGCCGCCTGGTCGAGCTGGACGTCGAGGACGAGGCGCAGCTGGACGACATGTGCCGCCGGCTGCTGGCCAACCCGCTGATCGAGGACTACGAGATCCAGGCGGTCGGCTCTTGA
- a CDS encoding MFS transporter, translated as MTDLSSPTSQAHVTEDSPIARHWLVTVVVVCLAQFMVILDATITNVALPSIQSDLKFSAGDLQWVVNAYMLVFGGFLLLGGRAGDLLGRRKLFVVGITVFTAASLLDGLATSPGFLVGARALQGLGAALVSPAALSIITTTVPEGPDRAKALGAFAAISGGGGAVGLLLGGLLTDALSWEWVFFVNVPVGIATLLLALRFVPESKAEDTRGGFDLIGAFLVTSGLVVLTYAIVKAQDFGWGSPKTLGLGAGAIALLVAFGYVQTRRAAPLVRLSIFRTRTLTTANVTTLFLLSGMNAFFFFGSLYFQQIKGYNALESGAAFVPMTVGIIAGSVSSQNLIARFGVKAVLLGGLVLGALGLAWMTMLTPDSGYLGGFLPGIMLLALGIGHAFVPLTLIATGGVDPDDQGLASGLFNTSQQIGGALGLAILSTFAISATDHATGTHAEALVHGYTVAFAIGAALLALAAVVVAVTLRAREANASAAAAEGVEALVAA; from the coding sequence ATGACCGACCTCTCCTCCCCCACTTCCCAGGCCCACGTGACCGAAGACTCGCCAATCGCGCGCCACTGGCTCGTGACGGTCGTCGTGGTCTGCCTCGCGCAGTTCATGGTGATCCTCGACGCGACGATCACGAACGTCGCCCTGCCCTCCATCCAATCCGACCTGAAGTTCAGCGCCGGCGACCTCCAGTGGGTCGTCAACGCCTACATGCTGGTCTTCGGCGGCTTCCTGCTCCTCGGTGGTCGCGCCGGCGACCTGCTCGGCCGGCGCAAGCTGTTCGTCGTGGGCATCACGGTGTTCACGGCCGCGTCGCTGCTCGACGGCCTGGCGACGTCCCCAGGGTTCCTCGTGGGCGCCCGCGCGCTCCAGGGCCTGGGTGCCGCGCTGGTCTCGCCGGCCGCGCTGTCGATCATCACGACGACCGTCCCCGAGGGCCCCGACCGCGCCAAGGCGCTCGGCGCCTTCGCGGCGATCTCCGGCGGCGGCGGCGCCGTCGGCCTGCTGCTCGGCGGCCTGCTGACCGACGCCCTGTCGTGGGAGTGGGTCTTCTTCGTCAACGTCCCCGTCGGCATCGCCACGCTGCTGCTCGCGCTGCGGTTCGTCCCCGAGTCCAAGGCGGAGGACACGCGCGGCGGCTTCGACCTGATCGGCGCCTTCCTGGTGACCTCGGGCCTCGTGGTGCTGACCTACGCCATCGTCAAGGCGCAGGACTTCGGCTGGGGCAGCCCCAAGACGCTCGGCCTCGGCGCCGGCGCGATCGCGCTGCTGGTCGCCTTCGGCTACGTCCAGACGCGGCGTGCCGCGCCGCTGGTCCGGCTGTCGATCTTCCGGACCCGCACGCTGACGACGGCGAACGTGACGACGCTGTTCCTCCTGAGCGGCATGAACGCGTTCTTCTTCTTCGGCTCGCTGTACTTCCAGCAGATCAAGGGCTACAACGCGCTCGAGTCCGGCGCGGCGTTCGTCCCGATGACCGTCGGGATCATCGCCGGCTCGGTCAGCTCGCAGAACCTGATCGCGCGGTTCGGCGTCAAGGCGGTCCTGCTCGGCGGGCTCGTGCTCGGCGCGCTGGGCCTGGCGTGGATGACGATGCTGACGCCCGACAGCGGCTACCTCGGCGGGTTCCTGCCCGGGATCATGCTGCTCGCGCTGGGCATCGGCCACGCGTTCGTGCCGCTGACGCTGATCGCGACCGGCGGCGTGGACCCCGACGACCAGGGCCTGGCGTCCGGGCTGTTCAACACGTCGCAGCAGATCGGCGGCGCGCTCGGCCTGGCCATCCTGTCGACGTTCGCGATCTCGGCGACCGACCATGCGACGGGCACGCACGCCGAGGCGCTCGTGCACGGCTACACGGTCGCGTTCGCCATCGGCGCCGCGCTGCTGGCCCTGGCCGCGGTCGTGGTGGCGGTCACGCTCCGCGCCCGCGAGGCCAACGCGAGCGCCGCGGCGGCCGAGGGCGTCGAAGCACTGGTGGCGGCGTAG
- the purQ gene encoding phosphoribosylformylglycinamidine synthase subunit PurQ, whose translation MTFPGTCDDADARLAVSKVAEPVALWHRDSDLRGVDGVVVPGGFSYGDYLRAGSIARFSPVMESVIAFAHAGGPVLGICNGFQILCEAGLLPGALLPNKDLRFVCRQVDLEVQTTSTPFTSTCEVGQTLSIPAKHQTGCFFGDVPDAQVVLRYAAGHNFNGSQDDIAGVVNEQGNVMGLMPHPEHAVDVLTGGSADGLKLFEGMARVAVA comes from the coding sequence GTGACCTTCCCCGGCACCTGCGACGACGCCGACGCGCGGCTCGCCGTGAGCAAGGTCGCGGAGCCGGTCGCCCTGTGGCATCGCGACAGCGACCTGCGGGGCGTCGACGGCGTCGTCGTCCCGGGCGGCTTCTCCTACGGCGACTACCTGCGCGCCGGGTCGATCGCGCGCTTCTCGCCGGTCATGGAGTCGGTCATCGCGTTCGCCCACGCCGGCGGGCCGGTGCTCGGCATCTGCAACGGCTTCCAGATCCTGTGCGAGGCGGGTCTGCTGCCGGGCGCGCTGCTGCCCAACAAGGACCTCCGCTTCGTCTGCCGCCAGGTGGACCTCGAGGTGCAGACGACGAGCACGCCGTTCACCTCCACCTGCGAGGTCGGCCAGACGCTGTCGATCCCGGCCAAGCACCAGACCGGCTGCTTCTTCGGCGACGTGCCGGACGCGCAGGTCGTGCTGCGCTACGCCGCCGGCCACAACTTCAACGGCTCGCAGGACGACATCGCGGGCGTCGTCAACGAGCAGGGCAACGTGATGGGCCTGATGCCGCATCCCGAGCACGCGGTCGACGTCCTGACCGGCGGCTCGGCCGACGGGCTCAAGCTCTTCGAGGGGATGGCCCGTGTCGCCGTCGCCTGA